The genomic interval ATGGGTCCTGGGGAAACGTTCTTGCCGCCCGCGGTCACGATCAGATCTTTCTTACGTCCGGTGATCACCAGGTGTCCAGACTCCAACAGCTCACCCAGATCGCCGGTGTTGAACCAACCGTCGTGGAGGGCTTCTGCTGTGGCTTCTGGGTTGTTCCAATATCCCTGGAACAACATCTCGCCTTTTAGCATGATTTCGCCATCTTCATTGATCTTGATGGTCATGCCACCCATCGGCTTACCCACAGTGCCGATCTTTTGATCAGTGAAGTCCACCGCTGCAGCAGCCGCAGATTCCGTCAGACCATAACCTTCGTAGATGGTCATGCCCACACCGCGGAAGAAGTGCAGCAGCTCCTGCCCCATCGCTGAACCACCGGTGATGGCGTACTGCACATCGCCACCGACAGCTGCACGGATCTTGGAGTACACCAGCTTGTCAAACGCTTTATGTGCCATAACCTGGGACTTGCTTGGGCCTTCTGCAGTATCAAGAGCCATGGAGTATTCAATGGCCGCCTTTTCGGCACGCTCAAACATGATGCGCTTGATTGCGCCACCGTCAGCAGCATTAGCAGCAGCGGCGTTGCGGACCTTTTCAAACACGCGTGGAACACCCAAAATCAGGTTCGGGCGGGAACGCTGCAGTTCCAAAGTAAGGGTGCTGAAATCAGACCAGTGGGACTGGGTTGCACCGGTGACAGCGAAGGCCAAGTGCACTGCGCGAGCAAGAACGTGCGCCAAAGGAAGGAAGGTGAGCAACCTTGAACCTGGCATCGCGATCGCTCCGATGTCATTGGTGATCAGCGCTCGGACCTCAGCCAACCAGTGGTAGTGGGACAACTCGCAGCCCTTCGGCCTACCAGTTGTGCCAGAGGTGTACACCAAAGACGCCAGGTCAGCGGCCTTGGTTGCATGAATGCGTTCCCACACCAGCTCATCAGAAAGCTCGCGGCCCTCAAACTTCAAGGTCTCCAACGCCGAAGAGTTGATCTCTAGAATGCGGCGCAGCTTGGAAGGTGAACCCTTAATCGCTGGAGTTCCGTCTTCACCGATGACCAGGTTCTTCATCAAGTCGGTATGATCAGGGGTTTCGGTAATGGCCAAAACAGCGCCGGAATCCTCAATGATCCACTCAATTTGGGACAGTGAAGAGGAGCTGTAGATAGGCACGCTCACTGCGCCAGCGGCCCAGATAGCGAAATCAAGCACAGCCCACTCATAGCGAGTATTGGACAGCAGCG from Corynebacterium glutamicum ATCC 13032 carries:
- a CDS encoding AMP-dependent synthetase/ligase; translation: MTSPNTLQEYTEPAKYTIGESETCLTALLDQIKTRPYGVLFSKPANYEWVNVTAKEFQDEVFAVAKGIISVGVEQGDRVALLSNTRYEWAVLDFAIWAAGAVSVPIYSSSSLSQIEWIIEDSGAVLAITETPDHTDLMKNLVIGEDGTPAIKGSPSKLRRILEINSSALETLKFEGRELSDELVWERIHATKAADLASLVYTSGTTGRPKGCELSHYHWLAEVRALITNDIGAIAMPGSRLLTFLPLAHVLARAVHLAFAVTGATQSHWSDFSTLTLELQRSRPNLILGVPRVFEKVRNAAAANAADGGAIKRIMFERAEKAAIEYSMALDTAEGPSKSQVMAHKAFDKLVYSKIRAAVGGDVQYAITGGSAMGQELLHFFRGVGMTIYEGYGLTESAAAAAVDFTDQKIGTVGKPMGGMTIKINEDGEIMLKGEMLFQGYWNNPEATAEALHDGWFNTGDLGELLESGHLVITGRKKDLIVTAGGKNVSPGPMEDIIRAHPLVSQAMVVGDGKPFVGLLVTLDPDMLKRWKLNHNIAESRTVSEIATDPALRAEIQDAVNNANATVSHSEAIKRFYILDRDLTEEADELTPTLKVKRNVVVRRYADAIDHIYNR